CATAACCTAGACGCGGAGCGAAGGCAAAGTCCATGTTCTGTCTGAATTTAGGATCTTCTTCAAATCTTTTTGATAGAGATGGATAAAGGACTTCCATGTCTTTAGACACTAAACGTTTTGAGTTTCCAACTCCAGCTTCTAAAATTGCCTTCTTTTCTTCATTCGCCCACATTTCCGTTACCTCAGGATAAAGGTTAATTGCCTTCACTTTTTGGTCGTCCGAATTGATCGCCTCATGAAAAAACTGCGCTTTTATTATTGTGGAATCATTTGGGAAATTAATCTGTGGCGAATAAAGGAATACCGCACATATAGCAACGATTATCCAAGGCCACGGACGCAAACAAAAATGACAGACTTGAAAAAGCAATGTGGCCTTAAATGAGTGTTCTTCATCCTTGGTACTTAACATACGTTGTGCGACGTAACCTCCGCCTCCCGGTTCTCCACCTGGGTACCATGATGCCCACCATTGTATACACATAAAAGCTAAAAATCCACCAATGGTTAATGAGTAACCCACAAAGCTGTTTGTGGCTTCTTTTTCAGGAGCTGCTTGAGATGGTAAAAGAGAGAAAAAGTCATCACCCATTATGGTTTTCATTTCTTCAATACTTCCTACTTCTGGTGAATTAACTACATAAAATGCTAGGACAACGCAACCAATTATTGCGACTGTAAATTGAATAACATCTGTAATTGCTACTCCTAATAATCCAGATAAGGCAGAATAAAAGGAAGCTACTAGCATCAATAAACCGGTGTAGCAAATAGCTTCGATCTGACTTATCTCGAAGAATACCATAATGATGGTGGCCATGGCAATGTTTACCCAGGCGATAATCATGCAATTCATCACTACGCCTAAATAGATAGATTTAAAGCCTCTTAAAAACGCAGCCGTTTTCCCTGAATATCGAAATTCGATTAACTCTAATTCCGTAACAACTCCTGATCTACGCCAAAGTCGTGAGAATAAAAATGTGGTTAATAGGCCTCCGGTAACCATATTCCACCACAACCAATTACCAGAAATGCCTTTGGTTGCCGTAATTTCTGTTACGGCAAGGGGAGTGTCGGCGGCAAATGTTGTGGCCACCATAGATAGTCCGGCTATATACCAAGGAAGATTTCTCCCGCCTAGAAAAAAGTCGGCCACACTACCGCTGGCTTTCTTTTGATAACGAAGCCCTATCCAAAGAAAGAGAAGCATAAAGCCAGCTACTATGGCCCAGTCAATCCATTGCAAATTCATAGAACGAAAATAGGAAGATATTAATCTGTTAATGGAAGATTAATCTAGAGTTCTTGACACACGTTTGTTCACTACCAACCTCTATAAGATGGAGGTTTAATATTGTTTAATCGAAGGTAGATTAGAAGCTGTGCGCGATGGTGAGTTATATGATCATTAATAAGCACAAACATTTTACGCTTAGATTTTTCTCCTGCGAAGAAATCTACTTTCTCGTTTAAATGAGATTCATTGAATGCTTTAGTTATTTTTAAAACATAATCGAATGCTATAGATAGTTCATCTTTGATTTGCTGTTTGTTCATTTTTTTGAGACTAGAACCTTCAATCTCTTTTTGTTCTTTGGAGAGGTATGAGCTACTTAGCCACAGCATGTTTTCGATGAGGTGTTCAAATTGTTTTCGAACCGTTCTTATCTCTTCTGTTGCTTTATAATCCAATTTACCTTCTGGGAATAGTTCCAATACTTCCAGGGAGTAATCTTTCGAGTTAGAGATCTTTTCTTCAAACTCCTCTAGAAATGATTGTGACCAACAATTCAAAGAAAAAAGCAAAAGAATTATTGTAGATAGTTGTTTTATTAGAAGACCAGCTTGTACAATACTACTGGTAAAAATCCTCTTTGGTAAACAGTTGTTATACGCTGATTTCTTACGTTATATCCATATTCAAATACGTTTTTCTGATTGGTTAAATTTTGTAAATCAATAGCAATTGCGTGTGAAAGTCTTTCTTTATTTATCTGAAATGTTATTTTAAAATCACTTCTGAAATATGGGTTGTGTCTTTGAGTGTATGCTTGATCTAAGTATTCGATTTGACGAGAATTATCTATAGAAGCTTCAATATCAATAGGCGTGTATCTTTTTCCGCCGGCATAAGTCATTCTTATATTGAACGATAGGCTGGATTTGTTTTTAAAGGTAAATTCTTTTCCGGCTAGTCCGTTTAATACATATGTGCCATTAAAAGCAGTATTCCTTTCAACCTTATCAAATCCTTTATATTTTGATTCAAACAAAGAGTAAGTAACTAGATAGTATAAACCATTGCTCAAGAACTTCTCTAGTGTGAGTTCTAGGCCGTAATTTTTACCTGTTCCACTATTTACATAACCGGTCCCTGATGGAAGTGCAAATCCAGCACCTTCGTTAACCATAGATCTTGTTGGATTATTTGGATCTACAGGTATGTTGTATAAATGTTGATAATACAATTCTGTTTTAAGACGTACATTTTTCCCAATAAAATAATCGTGACTTATAACAGCGTGTATAGCCTTTGTAAAATCTAAAGATTTATTGGGAAGCGAAACTTCATTCGTAGAATCGTTGGCTAGCTCGTTAAAGTAAATCGGAATGGGTTGGTTTTGGCTGTGCATAGCACATCCTAAACCCAACGTATGTTTTTTATTTGCTCTTATTTTTAGGCCAAGCCTTGGTTCTAGGGCATTTGCTTTGGAAAGCATAAAGTGTTGAGAATGGAGTCCTGAATTAAGAGTAATCTTATTGCTGAATTTGTGTTGCCAGGATATATAACTCTGGAGTAGAAATCCATTCCCCTTATTATTGGCAATTATTCTATAGTAATCTACCATTCCAAGTATAGGATCAACGTAATGAACATATGCGCTGTCCTTAATATCTAGTATGTATTGATCTCCAATTATCCCTGTTGTAAGGGTATTCTTTGCATTAAATTTTTTATTGATTTTGTAATTGATGGAGTATTTAGTTTGAGATCGATCGAACCCATATAGGTTAACCCTTTCATCTTGAAGAGATAAAGTATCCACTTTGCCTTTTGTTCCAGTGTTTGAGGCAGCCAATACTAATTTTGAGAACGTGCTTTTATTGAAGAAATAGGTATGTGATAGTCCAACAACACCAGTGTTTGAAGCAAAGACTGTATTCTCGTTGTTGTCTGCATAAAGGTTTGTTGTATCAATTTCCGCGCTTGGCTTAAATTCGATGTTGCTTGTTCCTCCTAAACCCCAAAGTGTAAATCTTCCGGCTTTTTTAGTAGGTACATTTACTTTGAATGTGATGTCTTGATATTCAGGAACGGCCGAACCGACTCCTAGATCGATGCCTACATAATCGAATAGTTGCAGAGTAGAATAGCGAAGATTGAAAATATAAGAGGCTTTTCCTCCCTTCTTGAAAGGGCCTTCTCCTCCAAACTCCAGTCCGTTGAATCCCATCTGCACAACATATTCTCGTTTGTCTCTATTGCCATTTCTCATTTCTAAATCGAATACGCCAGAAGTTGCGTTACCATAATCAGCGCTCCATGCACTAGTCATGAAATCAGAATTTGAGAGGTTATTAATATTCAACATGCTTACAGCTCCACCAGTATTTCCAAGGGTCGAAAAATGGTTTGGGCTAGGAATATCGATTCCCTCCATTCTCCATAAAACACCTAAAGGCGAGTTGCCTCGAATAATGATGTCATTTTTGTCGTCACTTCCAGATGCAACACCAGCGAAGTTTTGCGCCATTCGAGCGGGGTCTTGTAGTGAACCTGCATATCTACCGGCCTCTTCAACCGAAAATGTTCGAGTACTTACTGTGGCAAGTTTGTTTTTAGTTTCTCGCTTATCTATATCTGCTTTTATAACTACTTCATTGAGAGAATTAACTTCTTCAACTAATTGAACATTAATATTGAACTCTTTTCCAGAAACTAGTAATAGGTTAGAGAGAACAATTTTTTCATACCCAATAAAACTCGCTTCTATTGTAGTTCTTCCTACATCAACATTATCAATTCTAAAATACCCATCAATATCAGTTACCGTTCCTATAAGAGGATCGGAAGCTGAAATAATTACCTGTACTCCTGGAATAGGATAATGAGACTGTTTATCTATTACTGTTCCTGTAATTGATTGTGTAAGTTGTCCAAAGCTGTTTAGCGCTAGGAATGATACAAGTAGAAGTGAAATGAGATGCCTTATCATAGATTGGATTTTACGCCATTAATACTCTAAAATAACGATAAATAAGGTACGATTAAATAGGTGTTTTTTAAGTCTCATAATTGCAAATAGTTAAGATTGCATTCTTTCAGAAGAGGTAGCTTTATAACACGCTGTAACGAAATATATCTAATTAATAACCAGAAAAATGTCTGTTGATGATAACACTCTTGTTATGGAATTTTATTAGTATTTTTGCTACCCTTTTTTTAAGGGGTAAAGTAGCGTCAATAGGCGTTTTAATTAAATAAAAGATTATTATGTGCGGTATACTTGCCATCATTGGTAAAACAGATCCTGAATTAGCTAGAGAAATTTCTAGCAGGATGAACCACAGAGGTCCAGATGAACGGGATATTTATGTTCAAGAGAACGGATCTTTACTTTCTCATGAGAGACTTTCTATCATCGACTTAAAAACGGGTAAGCAACCAATCCAGGGAACAGATACTGCATGGGTTGTTCATAATGGAGAGATATATAATCATCAAGAATTAAGAGACGGTGAATTATCACACAAAACATTTAGAACTACTTGCGATAGTGAGGTAATTGTTCATTTATACGAAGAGTATGGATACGATTTCTGTAACAAGCTTGGTGGAGTTTTTGCTTTCGTTGTTTTAGACGGGGATAAATTTATTGCTGGTAGAGATCCAATCGGTGTTAAGCCATTATACTATGGTAAAGATACTAACGGAGCAATGTTCTTTGCATCTGAAATGAAAGTTATTGCTGACCAATGTGTAGAATTCGAGGCATTTCCTCCGGGACACTATTACACAAAAGAGGATGGATTAGTAAAGTACTTCAATCCAACTTGGTTAGATCATAAAGTTTGTACCAACGATCTTAATTTAGATTTGATAAGGGACACATTGATCAAAGCAACTGAAGATAGATTGATGACAGATGTACCTTTAGGTGTACTTCTTTCAGGAGGTTTAGATTCTAGTTTAACATCAGCAATTGCAAAAAGAGCGATGGATAAAACGGGAACAGAATTACATTCTTTTTCAGTTGGACTTAATGCGGATGCTCCAGATTTAATTGCAGCCAGAGAAGTAGCGGCTCACATCAAGACAACGCATCACGAAGTTTATTTTTCTGTAGCGGAAGGGATCAAAATTTTGGATAAGCTTATCTGGCATGCTGAAACTTATGATGTAACAAGTATTAGAGCAAGTACACCGATGTACTTCTTATCTAAAGCTATCGCTGATTTAGGAATTAAAGTTGTGTTAAGCGGTGAAGGTGCTGACGAAATTTACGGAGGTTACTTGTACTTCAACAATGCACCTAGCTTAGAAGAATTCCAAAAAGAAACGATTGATAGAGTAGGACGATTATCTACTGCAGATTGTTTGAGAGCTGATAAGTCTACAATGGCTCATGGCATTGAAGCGAGAGTTCCATTTTTAGATAAAAATTTCTTAGAGGTTTCTATGCTACTAGATCCAAAGCATAAACAAGGAAACAGAGATAAAGGAATCATCGAGAAGAAACCAATCAGAATGGCTTTTGATGATAAAGAAAATCCGTTTCTCCCACAAAGAATTCTTTGGAGACAAAAAGAGCAATTCTCGGATGGAGTTGGTTACAATTGGATTGATGAGTTAATTGCTCATGCAGAATCACAAGTTAGTGATGACGATTTTGCAACTGCATCTACTCGGTTTCCTCATAATACACCAATGACTAAGGAAGCGTTTTATTACCGTACTATTTTCGAAAAACATTATCCGCAAGAATCAGCAATTAAAACTGTATTGCAGTGGATACCAAAATGGCAAGTTAATCTTGATCCTTCAGGTAGAGCGAATAATGAGCACGTTAAAACGTACGAAGGAGACAACGTTAGCTCGTAATAATCGAATCTTAAAGGCCTCTTTTTAGAGGCTTTTTTTGTTAGTATACTATTCATAACTATCGATATCGGAAACCTTTTTTCCGACAGATAAAAGACTTAAATTTGCCTGACTATGGAGTTCACTTCTAATTCGTACAACAAATGAGTGATCAAATCAAACATGAGTGCGGCATTGCATTTATCAGATTACTCCATCCACTAGATTATTATATTAAAAAATACGGCACTCCATTGTATGGCTTAAACAAGCTGCACTTAATGATGGAGAAGCAACATAACCGAGGTCAGGATGGGGCTGGAGTTGCTAGTATTAAAATCGATAGTACACCTGGTACCAGATATATCAACAGAAGAAGATCGAATTCGTCAACTCCAATTAAGGATGTATTTAATCCGATTAATGAGAAGTTTGCTGCAATTCTAGAGGAGAACCCAGAGAAGCTTACCGATGGTAAGTGGCTCAAAGAGAATATTTCTTTTATGGGAGAGCTTCTTTTAGGACACCTTCGTTATGGAACTTTTGGAAATAATAATATTGAATATTGTCATCCATTTTTAAGACAGAATAACTGGAAAACGAGAAACCTTGTTTTGGCAGGTAACTTCAATCTTACGAATGTAGATGAGCTTTTTGAGCAGTTGATTGAACTTGGTCAGCACCCCAAAGAGAAATCAGATACGGTTACAGTAATAGAAAAGATTGGTCATTTCTTGGATGAGGAAAATGAAAAATTATTCAAGAAGTTTAAAGATGGTGGATTATCTAATCAAGATATTTCTCCGTTAATTGGAGAGAACTTAGATATTCAAAAGATACTTGAAGAGTCGTCTAAGAAATGGGATGGTGGCTATGTGATGTGCGGTATGATTGGACATGGTGATGCATTCGTTTTAAGAGATCCAAGTGGTATTAGACCAGCATATTATTACCAAGATGATGAGGTAGTAGTGGTGGCATCTGAAAGACCGGCTATCCAAACTTCGTTTAATGTTGATATTGACAAGATCAAAGAGGTTGAGCCAGGTACAGCATTAGTTGTTACAAAAGCAGGAAAGGTTGAGGTGAAGAGAGTGTTAGAAGCTTGCGAAAAGAAGGCTTGCTCTTTTGAAAGAATCTACTTCTCAAGGGGTAATGACAAAGACATCTATCAAGAACGAAAAGAGTTGGGACGATTACTTTGTCCAGCTATATTTGAAGCTGTTGATTTTGATTTAAGAAGAACCGTTTTCTCTTTTATTCCGAACACAGCAGAGACTGCCTTTTACGGAATGGTTGATGGAGTAAATGAATATCTCAACGAAGTTAAGAAGAGAAAGATATTGGAATTGGGTGCAAATCCGGATCCTGATAAGTTGGAAGACATTCTCTCTATCAAACCGAATATCGAAAAGATCGCAATTAAAGATGTAAAGATCCGGACGTTTATTACAAGCGACGAAGCGCGTGACGACATGGTTGCCCATGTGTATGACATCACTTATGGAACGATTACAGACAAGATAGATAACCTTGTGATTATTGATGATTCAATTGTTAGAGGCACAACTTTAAAGCAAAGTATTATTAAGATCTTAGATCGATTGTCTCCAAAGAAAATAGTTATTGTTTCTTCTGCTCCGCAAATTAGATACCCAGATTGTTATGGTATCGACATGGCCAAGTTGGGAGACTTTATTGCATTTAGAGCGGCTGTTGCATTGTTAAAAGATACCTTGCAAGAGAATATCATGGACGATGCTTATGAGAAGTGTAAAGCTCAAGAAGGATATGCTTCTGAAGATTATGTAAACTATGTAAAAGAGATTTATCGTCCGTTTACTAGTGAGCAAATATCTGAAAAGATAAGCGAGTTATTAGTGGATGATACAGTTAACGCTGAGGTTGAGATTATTTTCCAAACATTAGAAGGGTTGCACGGTGCTTGTCCTGATCATACTGGGGATTGGTATTTCTCTGGAGATTATCCAACTCCTGGAGGTAACAAAGTTGTTTCAAGAGCTTTCATAAATTTTATGGAAGGGAAGAATGTAAGGGCTTATTAATTTTGAGAAAGATCCTGAAACAAGTTCAGGAATGAATAGCTCTAAATTTAATTAAGCTTTCTTCTTCTTGTAAAGAGGCACGGTAGAACATGCTTCTCCATACATTATACTTGCAGCAA
Above is a window of Flavobacteriales bacterium DNA encoding:
- a CDS encoding Na+:solute symporter; translation: MNLQWIDWAIVAGFMLLFLWIGLRYQKKASGSVADFFLGGRNLPWYIAGLSMVATTFAADTPLAVTEITATKGISGNWLWWNMVTGGLLTTFLFSRLWRRSGVVTELELIEFRYSGKTAAFLRGFKSIYLGVVMNCMIIAWVNIAMATIIMVFFEISQIEAICYTGLLMLVASFYSALSGLLGVAITDVIQFTVAIIGCVVLAFYVVNSPEVGSIEEMKTIMGDDFFSLLPSQAAPEKEATNSFVGYSLTIGGFLAFMCIQWWASWYPGGEPGGGGYVAQRMLSTKDEEHSFKATLLFQVCHFCLRPWPWIIVAICAVFLYSPQINFPNDSTIIKAQFFHEAINSDDQKVKAINLYPEVTEMWANEEKKAILEAGVGNSKRLVSKDMEVLYPSLSKRFEEDPKFRQNMDFAFAPRLGYVFAMKDYLPTGLIGLLLAAFLAAYMSTISTQVNWGSSFLVNDLFSRFIKPSSEYESEEIAQRDYVKWGRIFSVLIMIVGFCISFIVESISGIWELIMEFGAGLGLVLILRWLWWRINAWSEITATIAPAFAYFICKIFIEPSFELADGSNVFIANKGTFLVTVGFTTIAWLVTTYLTSPVDRKHLLTFYNKVTPPGSWGPVRAEAENTEQQPILWQLIGWVSSSCMVYGVLFSTGYILLGNEGKFKLTLAMAIIGGGLTWYSIRQTVAKNRR
- a CDS encoding DinB family protein, producing the protein MLFSLNCWSQSFLEEFEEKISNSKDYSLEVLELFPEGKLDYKATEEIRTVRKQFEHLIENMLWLSSSYLSKEQKEIEGSSLKKMNKQQIKDELSIAFDYVLKITKAFNESHLNEKVDFFAGEKSKRKMFVLINDHITHHRAQLLIYLRLNNIKPPSYRGW
- a CDS encoding TonB-dependent receptor, with the translated sequence MIRHLISLLLVSFLALNSFGQLTQSITGTVIDKQSHYPIPGVQVIISASDPLIGTVTDIDGYFRIDNVDVGRTTIEASFIGYEKIVLSNLLLVSGKEFNINVQLVEEVNSLNEVVIKADIDKRETKNKLATVSTRTFSVEEAGRYAGSLQDPARMAQNFAGVASGSDDKNDIIIRGNSPLGVLWRMEGIDIPSPNHFSTLGNTGGAVSMLNINNLSNSDFMTSAWSADYGNATSGVFDLEMRNGNRDKREYVVQMGFNGLEFGGEGPFKKGGKASYIFNLRYSTLQLFDYVGIDLGVGSAVPEYQDITFKVNVPTKKAGRFTLWGLGGTSNIEFKPSAEIDTTNLYADNNENTVFASNTGVVGLSHTYFFNKSTFSKLVLAASNTGTKGKVDTLSLQDERVNLYGFDRSQTKYSINYKINKKFNAKNTLTTGIIGDQYILDIKDSAYVHYVDPILGMVDYYRIIANNKGNGFLLQSYISWQHKFSNKITLNSGLHSQHFMLSKANALEPRLGLKIRANKKHTLGLGCAMHSQNQPIPIYFNELANDSTNEVSLPNKSLDFTKAIHAVISHDYFIGKNVRLKTELYYQHLYNIPVDPNNPTRSMVNEGAGFALPSGTGYVNSGTGKNYGLELTLEKFLSNGLYYLVTYSLFESKYKGFDKVERNTAFNGTYVLNGLAGKEFTFKNKSSLSFNIRMTYAGGKRYTPIDIEASIDNSRQIEYLDQAYTQRHNPYFRSDFKITFQINKERLSHAIAIDLQNLTNQKNVFEYGYNVRNQRITTVYQRGFLPVVLYKLVF
- the asnB gene encoding asparagine synthase B — protein: MCGILAIIGKTDPELAREISSRMNHRGPDERDIYVQENGSLLSHERLSIIDLKTGKQPIQGTDTAWVVHNGEIYNHQELRDGELSHKTFRTTCDSEVIVHLYEEYGYDFCNKLGGVFAFVVLDGDKFIAGRDPIGVKPLYYGKDTNGAMFFASEMKVIADQCVEFEAFPPGHYYTKEDGLVKYFNPTWLDHKVCTNDLNLDLIRDTLIKATEDRLMTDVPLGVLLSGGLDSSLTSAIAKRAMDKTGTELHSFSVGLNADAPDLIAAREVAAHIKTTHHEVYFSVAEGIKILDKLIWHAETYDVTSIRASTPMYFLSKAIADLGIKVVLSGEGADEIYGGYLYFNNAPSLEEFQKETIDRVGRLSTADCLRADKSTMAHGIEARVPFLDKNFLEVSMLLDPKHKQGNRDKGIIEKKPIRMAFDDKENPFLPQRILWRQKEQFSDGVGYNWIDELIAHAESQVSDDDFATASTRFPHNTPMTKEAFYYRTIFEKHYPQESAIKTVLQWIPKWQVNLDPSGRANNEHVKTYEGDNVSS
- a CDS encoding amidophosphoribosyltransferase, which gives rise to MSDQIKHECGIAFIRLLHPLDYYIKKYGTPLYGLNKLHLMMEKQHNRGQDGAGVASIKIDSTPGTRYINRRRSNSSTPIKDVFNPINEKFAAILEENPEKLTDGKWLKENISFMGELLLGHLRYGTFGNNNIEYCHPFLRQNNWKTRNLVLAGNFNLTNVDELFEQLIELGQHPKEKSDTVTVIEKIGHFLDEENEKLFKKFKDGGLSNQDISPLIGENLDIQKILEESSKKWDGGYVMCGMIGHGDAFVLRDPSGIRPAYYYQDDEVVVVASERPAIQTSFNVDIDKIKEVEPGTALVVTKAGKVEVKRVLEACEKKACSFERIYFSRGNDKDIYQERKELGRLLCPAIFEAVDFDLRRTVFSFIPNTAETAFYGMVDGVNEYLNEVKKRKILELGANPDPDKLEDILSIKPNIEKIAIKDVKIRTFITSDEARDDMVAHVYDITYGTITDKIDNLVIIDDSIVRGTTLKQSIIKILDRLSPKKIVIVSSAPQIRYPDCYGIDMAKLGDFIAFRAAVALLKDTLQENIMDDAYEKCKAQEGYASEDYVNYVKEIYRPFTSEQISEKISELLVDDTVNAEVEIIFQTLEGLHGACPDHTGDWYFSGDYPTPGGNKVVSRAFINFMEGKNVRAY